The genomic DNA GCGGCGTTACGTCGACAGTTCCCAGCGCGCTTTGTACCAGTGCACGGCCTCCGATCATGTTTGACAATTCACCGATTACGCTCATAGAGACATCATCACCGATTACCGGCTTAATCATTCCGCCCGACATTGCAGTAATGATATTATCAAAGCCGTCTTTATTGAGCATTATATTTACTGTTCCTCGTGAGCCTACACCTACAACGCCTATTAATGCCGCTGTGCAAATATTTTCTACTTTTATGCCCGGAGATACTTTCGATTTGTTGAGGGTGATATTAAGCCCCACCTCTCGCCCTACGGAAAGCACTGCCGACGCAAAACTATTCACGAGAGCGACAAGTTTATCCATACCGGCCATTGTTAAATTAATCTCCCTCCCTGTAATGATTGTATATATTCTTAATGAGTTTATAATATTATAGCCTATTCTTGTTTATATCTCTATATTTTTATATTTTTTCAAAGCTCGTAACGCAATTATACACGCTGCCAAATCGTCGAGAACTCTATCAGGAACTCGCAAACCTTCAGGAATCAACCGCATTAATAAGCTCGGCTTATGCAATTTCCAGTATAACGCACGGGCTTCAAGAGTCGTATTTCTCTCATCAACAAGCAAAATATTTATATCATTCGGCAATTTTTCACGTAAATAATTATAAAATTCTTTGCTGTGAGTCCCTTTCCCTAGTGCTAAAAATTTTATTTGCGAGTCCTTCAATGAGTCCGCGCTGCCTTCTATAATCAAATCTATAATAAAATTTGAATCATTAAAATTTTTTAAGTCAGCAAAGAAATCATCACGCTTTGAAGTCTCAAAAATTCCCGACGCTAATAAATTCCCGTTAAAGTCAACAAAAGCAAAGCCCGTTTTATCTCGTCCGGGGTCTATTCCCAGTATTAAATCTTCCCTTGTGTATATTCCCATTTGTCCAGCAGCCAAAGCCATTGCTCAGGGGTCTCCTTTATACAGTTTTCAATAAAATTATTGCACATTTCGATACTTGCTTTAATATCTTCGCCGAACTCATGCCCGTTTTTGTCGAGTCTGTCGCTCAAAATTTCCTTAAATCTTATATAATGCTGTTCGGGTTTTGCCCAGTCCCTGAAATATCTAGCAGCAATAACAGGACACTTGAATTTCTTGTATAATTTCGCGATTCCCTCGTGAGTGCTTGCGTCGATTCCTAAAAATTTTGTGATTATTCCGTCTTGACGAGCGTCTAAATCCTGCATTATTACAAGAATCCCCCCCGACTTCAAAGTCTTGAATATCTCACGCAAGCCGCCCCCCTCACTTGTTATCATTTTCATTCCTGAAAAATTTTCGCGTATATTCTCGATTATGCTATTTATTTTATTATCTCTTTGAGGCGTATATACAGCATTTAAAGCAAAACCCGCATTAATTACCCGAGCCGCTGCTAATTCCCAGTTCGCCATGTGAGTACACATTAAGACAGCTCCCCGACCTTGTGAAAGAGCATAGCGCAAAAGTTCTTGACTCTCTTCAGGGAATTCTACAAGTTCATTTAATCGGGATTTAATAACGGGGATTCGTATAAATTCTACTGCTGACATGCCTAAATTTATAAATGATTTCTTGACTATCTCACGCGCCAAAGTTACACCGACTCCCAGCGATTTCACGCAGCGAGCCTCGCACCTGTCTACTTTCTTCCATAAAATCAAACGCAATAAACGCCCGATTAAATCACCCAGTAAGAGCGCAAATCTATGAGGGCAAATGCGCAGGAACTTCACAAAAATTTTTATAAATATTATAATGACCTCCCGACAAAATTTATTATTAACATGGCATAACACACAGGCACTTCACAAATTATAACGACCTCACAACAAAAATTTTATTATTCATGCGACACAATACGCAAATTATAATGAGCTCCCGACGAAATTTTATTATCCACGCAGCACGCAAAAAATTTCAGGGCTATAATTATAAAACTTGCAAAAAAATTTTTCCTAAATATTATCATGTCATGTAAAATATACTGATTAATAAATAATTTATTTTGCGTAAAAATTTTTCGTGAATTATATGCGGGTCTATTACGATAATTATGATAATTATTTAAAGGAGTGATTTTATTTGTCATTGACAGCTTGTAAATCATGCGGAAAAGTTTTTGACTCAGAGACTACAAAACGGGATTTCTGTATTGACTGCTTAAGGAGGCTCGAAAATATTTACAGCAAGATTCATGAATTCATAAAGAACAGCAGCGAGAAAAATTTTGAGATTGATTATTTATCTGAAGTAGTTGACGTTGACCCTAAAGACATTCAGGAATTAATCGAACTCGGCTATATAGAGCGGGATATACAGACTTATGGGCGGGATTTGTCAGAACGTCAGAAACTTGCGCTTGAATTCGAGCAGGCAATCGAGAAATTGAACGAGAAAATAAGAATCACTACTTACGGCGGCAAAATTTATAAACGTAAATAAATATTTTATATTTCACAGGAGGTGTTATTGTTGCTAAAATCGTGCAAATTATGCGGAAAAGTTTTTAATTACGAGGGAGGGCCGATAAAAGTTTGTCTTGATTGTTTCAGGAGAATTGAAGATGTTTACTCGCGCTCACATGAATATTTGCGGGACAATGACGAGGAAAAATTTGATTTCGTTCAATTATCTGAGGCAATAGGAGCA from Synergistaceae bacterium includes the following:
- a CDS encoding chemotaxis protein CheX; the encoded protein is MDKLVALVNSFASAVLSVGREVGLNITLNKSKVSPGIKVENICTAALIGVVGVGSRGTVNIMLNKDGFDNIITAMSGGMIKPVIGDDVSMSVIGELSNMIGGRALVQSALGTVDVTPPQLIIGDNIRNVTKEDQGMKSFTLPFSLEPSGGLYLVLSFKID
- the ruvX gene encoding Holliday junction resolvase RuvX is translated as MALAAGQMGIYTREDLILGIDPGRDKTGFAFVDFNGNLLASGIFETSKRDDFFADLKNFNDSNFIIDLIIEGSADSLKDSQIKFLALGKGTHSKEFYNYLREKLPNDINILLVDERNTTLEARALYWKLHKPSLLMRLIPEGLRVPDRVLDDLAACIIALRALKKYKNIEI
- a CDS encoding lysophospholipid acyltransferase family protein, with translation MLCHVNNKFCREVIIIFIKIFVKFLRICPHRFALLLGDLIGRLLRLILWKKVDRCEARCVKSLGVGVTLAREIVKKSFINLGMSAVEFIRIPVIKSRLNELVEFPEESQELLRYALSQGRGAVLMCTHMANWELAAARVINAGFALNAVYTPQRDNKINSIIENIRENFSGMKMITSEGGGLREIFKTLKSGGILVIMQDLDARQDGIITKFLGIDASTHEGIAKLYKKFKCPVIAARYFRDWAKPEQHYIRFKEILSDRLDKNGHEFGEDIKASIEMCNNFIENCIKETPEQWLWLLDKWEYTQGKI